TGTACCAGTAAATATCATGacattgggttttttttgtgggggaggcaaatcataaaataatctcTTTAATCTCAGACTGGCGAGTGTATTGAATATAGGAACCGGAAACAAAAGTTCCAAGTGATTTGGTCTTGCAGTTACCGCCACTCTGCTCTTAGGAAAACTTTGAATTGATCCAACAGGTGCAAGTGCCACCGAGAGGAAAGGAGGACAAGTTCACCACGTAGACCCTTGATCTGTTATTAGGTGTTGAAAGTGGTGAAACATTAATAATTTAAATGTGAATGAATAATTGCAGTCTTTAAATGGAAAATACAAGGAAGACGATCTATCGCCAAAACAAATTTGAGGAGCAATGCCATATTGCGTAATTGGcatttaataattcatttttttattattgtttttgactATAATTCCTTAGCATTATTATGTGTAGGTAAGGCATGAAATGCAAATTCCCCCCCCAGCCGATGCTGTTGATTCACTGCAGCACGGCGCCTGGCACAGGTCTGAACTCTCTGTTTATTTCCAGGGATGGAAGAAGCCAGTCTGTGCCTTGGAGTGTCCTCAGCGGCGCCGGAAGCTGAGCCCCACCTAAGCGGCCCCGTCCTCAACGGCCAGTATGCCATGAGTCAGAAGTTGCACCAGATCACCGCCCAGCTCAGCCATGCCTTCCCCGAGCTGCATCCACGGCCTAACCCCGAGGAGAAGACGCCTGCGCCCCTCGAGGAGAAGGCCCACGTGCCCATGAGTGGCCAGCCCATGGGCGGTCAGATGGCTCTCCTGGCCAACCAGCTGGGCCGGGACGTGGACACCAGCCTCAATGGGCGGGTGGACCTGCAGCAGTTCCTCAACGGGCAGAACCTGGGCATCATGTCCCAGATGAGCGACATCGAGGAGGACGCCCGAAAAAACCGCAAGTACCCCTGCCCCCTGTGTGGCAAGCGGTTCCGCTTCAACAGCATCCTGTCCCTGCACATGCGCACTCACACCGGCGAGAAGCCCTTCAAGTGCCCCTACTGCGACCACCGGGCAGCACAGAAGGGGAACCTCAAGATTCACCTGCGGACCCACAAGCTGGGCAACCTGGGTAAGGGACGCGGGCGCGTGCGTGAGGAGAACCGCCTGCTGCACGAGCTGGAGGAGAGGGCCATCCTGCGGGACAAGCAGATGAAGAGCAGCCTGCTGCAGCCCCGGCCCGACCTGAAGGCCCTGCCGCACGCCCAGCAGGCCCCGCTGGCCGCCtgcagcctggccctgcctgccaACCACAGCGTGCCCGACGTGGCCAACCCGGTGCCCTCGCCCAAGCCGGCCAGCGTGCAGGAGGACGCGGCGCTGCCGGCCGCCGGCTTCCGCTGCACCTTCTGCAAGGGCAAGTTCAAGAAGCGGGAGGAGCGGGACCGCCACATCCGCATCCTGCACAAGCCCTACAAGTGCACGCTGTGCGACTTCGCGGCCTCGCAGGAGGAGGAGCTCATCAGCCACGTGGAGAAGGCGCACATCACCGCCGAGTCGGCCCAGGGCCAGGGCCCCAACGGCGGCGGGGAGCAGTCGGCCAACGAGTTCCGCTGCGAGGTGTGCGGGCAGGTGTTCAGCCAGGCGTGGTTCCTGAAGGGCCACATGCGGAAGCACAAAGACTCCTTCGAGCACTGCTGCCAGATCTGCGGCCGGCGcttcaaggagccctggttcctcaAGAACCACATGAAGGTCCACCTCAACAAGCTGTCGGTGAAGAACAAGGTCCCCAGTGACCCCGAGGGGCCTGTGCCCATTGGTGGCATGTCCCAGGAGGCCCACGCCAACCTGTACTCCAGGTACCTCTCCTGCCTGCAGAGTGGCTTCATGGCCCCAGACAAAGCTGGCCTGAGTGAGCCCAGCCAGCTCTACGGCAAAGGGGAGCTGCCCGGGAAGGAGAAGGAGGTCCTGGGGAAGCTGCTGTCTCCCATCTCCAGTATGGCCCACGGCGTCCCTGAGGGCGACAAGCACTCCCTCCTGGGATGCCTCAACCTCGTGCCGCCGCTGAAATCCAGCTGCATTGAGCGGTTGCAGGCGGCTGCCAAGGCTGCTGAGATGGACCCGGTGAACAGCTACCAGGCGTGGCAGCTCATGGCCAGGGGCATGGCCGTGGAACACGGCTTCTTGTCTAAAGAGCATCCGCTGCCCCGCAGCCACGAAGACACTTTGGCACACGCCGGAGTTCTGTTTGATAAGGAGAAGCGGGAGTACGTGTTAGTGGGAGCAGATGGCTCCAAGCAGAAAATGCCTGCTGATTTGGTTCACAGCACTAAAGTGGGCAATCAGAGGGACCTGCCAAGCAAGCTCGACCCTTTAGAAGGCAGTCGGGATTTTTTGTCACAAGGGCTGAACCAGGCCCTCGAATATAACCTGCAGGGTCCCGGGAACATGAAGGAGAAGCCCACCGAGTGCCCGGACTGTGGCCGAGTGTTCCGCACCTACCACCAGGTGGTCGTGCACTCCCGTGTACACAAGCGGGACCGCAAGGGCGAGGAGGACGGGCTTCACGTGGGCCTGGACGAGCGGCGCGGCTCGGGCAGTGACCAAGAGTCCCAGTCGGTGAGCCGCTCTACCACGCCAGGCTCCTCCAACGTCACCGAGGAGAGTGGGGTTGGAGGCGGGCTCTCTCAGACCGGGAGTGCCCAGGAGGACAGCCCGCATCCCTCCTCACCGTCCTCCTCAGGTAGGTCTCCAGGGAAGATGGGGGAGGAGCAGCTTGCACAAGggccctccctgcccagggtGCCTGGTTCTGTGCAGGCCTCCGTGGGGAAGGACCTTCACTGCTCTTCAAGGTCAGTTCTGAGGTCACCGTTGCTTGATGGCATATGATGAGTGGGCTGGACACTGGACCTTGCCTTTCTGCCCTGCCTCAAGGGAAGGCTGTCATTTCAACTCTTTGGCCTTTCCTTGAACACTGGCCACCAGGAGAGTAAGTTGATCCTCCTCTCATGTGGTAGGGATGGCCAGCTGGCACATTTGCCGATGGGGCCTAGCCTACCATTCCCCTGCAGTTGCCCACCAGGCCCCATTTCATGCCCTGACTCCATCTGCCATCATCTGGTCTCCAGACCTGGGGGCTGGCACTCGGCTCCATCCATGGATGTGAATGTGGAAGGTCAGACACTCACCGTCTTTCTCCTAAGTGTATTCCCATAATAGTCTCCTTTGGGCCCCCTAGTCTCCCTCCCCAGACCTAACGTATCTCCTGTCCCCTTCCAAAATGACACTGTGGCTCACCTGTCAGGTGCCTCTAACCTGAAGAACCCTGCCACTCTCCTCTGATGGTTTGGAAAAGCACAGAGGTTTGAAACAGATGCGCGACTGCATGTCTTAAATTGTACTGTGTTACATGGGCGATACAGCTTTGGGGTCTAAAATAGCAAAGCAGAAAATCTGTCATCAACATGTCTGTGAAATGCTGAAGCTTCCTGGCccagtttgaaaagaaaaaaaaaacagtagccCAAGACGCCTAAATTAAAATTGCTACCTAACAGCAGGTAAGCTGTTGCCTCCATCCGTATTTCCAAAGCCCCTTACTAATGGATAGTAAATTGAAAGTTATATCTCTAGCCCTTTATAAAGAAAGCATCTCGCTAATACTGTAATCATTCTGCAACCTAACAACAGAGGAAATCATGCCATAACAAATACCCCGTTACTAATGGCAACATTGATTTCTGCAATCAGCCATTAAGTCTCGAAAATGAAAGACAGTTTGAGCCACCTCAAGGCACTGCGTTGCCCACTGTTTAAGATGTGGTGGCTCACTGTTGagggtcattttttaaaagttcttttttttctcttctttttttttcccatcccgttttcaataaatatttcagtattggAGGCAATTCACTGCTCCAGTTATGAAGTAGATGCCAgtttggttttgttgttattgtcatgCTTCAGTATCCCCTTCTTCTAGGGCAAAATTAGTATTAAAATAAAGTGTGAGTCTGCTGGCTTATTACAAACCAGTAAAGAATTGTTAAGACACATAAATCTGAACTGCACATTCCAGAGATTCCGATAGCACTTAATGCCGCTGCTTAAATACCCATGAAACACACTGTCTACTCCTGGAGTTCTGGGCTCGTTTGCGATTTATTTCTGGTGAGATACTCTGGAAGAGTTGAACCAGGAATGCGAGCACCTTGGAGGGGTGAGGTCACTGCACCAGTGACCACGACATGGAGCCTACGAGATGCACGGGAAGGGTTTTCAAGTTTCGCTGCCTGACGGTGGGAACTCTGTACAAATGGTCTGGGCTCCGCGGAGGCAGCAAAGTGCCAGGCGTCCTGCCGTCAGGAGGGACAATTTCCGGCCTCCTGAGAAGAGGTCCCCTCTGCCGGGGAATGTTGTCTCACTGCTTTTGGATTGGGGACCTTGACAGGGCAGAAAGCAGAGAGCACACTGGCTCTCCTAAGGTTTTGGAGTGATGTGGAGTTAACATTGACAGATTTTCATCCCTCTCCCAGACCCGCTGAAATGGAAAGGTCTCAGCAGAATATTCCAGCACCAAATGTTCGGCTTTATTAATGACGTGTTTTTCGTGTTTTTCTCACCTTCTGGCCAAGTGATAGCCTCATGCTATTCCTATCTCtgttgtttccatctctctaaatACTCTATGGAACAAACCCATTTTGCTTAAAAGAACCAACTGGGCTTAGGACTCCAAAGAGAATTATACTTTTTTGGTTATCTTCTTACTCTTATTTCCCTCGCTGAAGTATTTTACAATTGTGAGTACTgattctttcatttctggttgacttctttgttttcttcatattcAAATTAGACCCTTTCATAATTTTCTGACTAAGTAGGAAAATTGATGGCGTACCAGTATGCAGGCCGTATCAGTCGCAGGCCTGGGGCATTCAGGTTTTCCTGGGATTAGAACCCTTGACTAAATCTGGTTAGTCTTCCCTCTTGTTTCTAACACGTGTGACTTGTATAAAGTGCGATTCAAATaagcatttaaataaaaatcttgacacaataggtattttattattaccTGTTAGAGAGAAACCTGAAAGgtgaaggggagaaaaaaaatctttaagcccTTAAGTAAAGAAAGGAGTACTTATTAAGGCTTCTGTTAAGAAGTAACCGCAAAACACGGTTTTACAAATTTCTCAGACTGCATAACAATGTCGCAAAACTTAATTTGCAtcacttgattctttttttgttgaaaactgggtcAGTAGGGCCTGAGAAACTATTTTTTCAGATCTTAACCAATGAATTCTTCTTTATAAATCGCTGCTCTTAACATGATAGTAGTTCTGAATTCATCATA
This genomic window from Diceros bicornis minor isolate mBicDic1 chromosome 34, mDicBic1.mat.cur, whole genome shotgun sequence contains:
- the ZNF536 gene encoding zinc finger protein 536; the encoded protein is MEEASLCLGVSSAAPEAEPHLSGPVLNGQYAMSQKLHQITAQLSHAFPELHPRPNPEEKTPAPLEEKAHVPMSGQPMGGQMALLANQLGRDVDTSLNGRVDLQQFLNGQNLGIMSQMSDIEEDARKNRKYPCPLCGKRFRFNSILSLHMRTHTGEKPFKCPYCDHRAAQKGNLKIHLRTHKLGNLGKGRGRVREENRLLHELEERAILRDKQMKSSLLQPRPDLKALPHAQQAPLAACSLALPANHSVPDVANPVPSPKPASVQEDAALPAAGFRCTFCKGKFKKREERDRHIRILHKPYKCTLCDFAASQEEELISHVEKAHITAESAQGQGPNGGGEQSANEFRCEVCGQVFSQAWFLKGHMRKHKDSFEHCCQICGRRFKEPWFLKNHMKVHLNKLSVKNKVPSDPEGPVPIGGMSQEAHANLYSRYLSCLQSGFMAPDKAGLSEPSQLYGKGELPGKEKEVLGKLLSPISSMAHGVPEGDKHSLLGCLNLVPPLKSSCIERLQAAAKAAEMDPVNSYQAWQLMARGMAVEHGFLSKEHPLPRSHEDTLAHAGVLFDKEKREYVLVGADGSKQKMPADLVHSTKVGNQRDLPSKLDPLEGSRDFLSQGLNQALEYNLQGPGNMKEKPTECPDCGRVFRTYHQVVVHSRVHKRDRKGEEDGLHVGLDERRGSGSDQESQSVSRSTTPGSSNVTEESGVGGGLSQTGSAQEDSPHPSSPSSSDIGEEAGRSAGIQQPALLRDRSLGSAMKDCPYCGKTFRTSHHLKVHLRIHTGEKPYKCPHCDYAGTQSASLKYHLERHHRERQNGAGPLSGQPPNQEHRDELSNKAALFIRPDILRGAFKGLPGIDFRGGPAAQQWTSGVLSSGDHSGQATGMSSEAPADALKGADLPSKSTHFSEIGRAYQSIVNNGVHFQGSLQAFMDSFVLSSLKKEKDMKDKGLPDPPSAKVHGADGGEEKTGGKAAPRKSEKSQYEPLDLSVRPDAASLPGSSVTVQDSIAWHGCLFCAFTTSSMELMALHLQANHLGKAKRKDSVVGVTVNCKDQAREASRMALLPSVQSGKEMALSNMMGPLDSASEKMAQGQVKETLGEQKSGTWPGHVEPAFCNFPSDFYKQFGVYPGMVGSGAPSSCPDKEPDGKAHSEDDAPILIPETTNKTTTDDLSDIASSEDMDSSKGENNDEDDVETEPEMMSKPQSALSKDSSRDGGDSLLRTGTPQPAQGLASPLPQASEKQWHSPGLLPAQDPSAGLPKPERGPQGLEKPMNMLSVLRAYSSEGLAAFNGLASSTANSGCVKRPDLCGHRPFQCRYCPYSASQKGNLKTHVLCVHRMPFDNSQYPDRRFKRSRVDSEASGSFEDPAAVKAGSSAELMEEGCKAQEERN